The window CGCCGAGGTGGTGCTCGGTGTGCTCGCCTGTGCCGTCCTCGCGGCGTTGGTGCCGGCCGTCGTCCGGAGCTGGTCGCTCAGCCCCGTCTCGACGATCGCGGGCGCCGGTCTGCTGAGTCTCCTCCTGGCCCATGGAGGCTGGAACACGTTCCGCGAACCCGGGAGAAGCCGGGCGAGGCGAGGCGTCGCGGCGGCGGGCACCGTCGGCTTTGCCGTCGCCGCCGGTCTCGCGGGTTTCCTGGTGTTCTACGGCACGGGCTGCGACTGCTTCTGAGGGCGGCCGCAGCGCCGCGTCCGCCGCGCGGCGCCGGACCGGGCGCAGTCCCGGTCCGGCGCCGCGCACCGTGTCACTTCTCGTCGCGCAGGCGCGCCGACAGGGCGGTCAGCGGCTCGGTCTCCTCGGTGTGGCCCGAGGCGGTCAGCCGGGCGACGGCCGCGTCCAGGCGGGTGAGCGCGGGGGCGGGCCGTTCCAGGTAGATGCCCTCCACGGCTCCCGCGAGACGGACGCACTCGGCCCACTCGCCCGCACGGTCCTCGTCCCCGCCGGGGTCGCCGATCAGGGCGAGTGCCTTGTCCAGGGCGGTCAGGGCCTTCTCGTACTCGCCCGTGTAGGCGTAGACCCGCCCGTGTTCGTAGGCCAGGGCGGTGTCCAGGGAGCGGCCGTGTGCCTCGTACTCCGCGGCGCGGGCCTCGTCGGCGATCCTGCCCGCGTCGGCGAGACGTTCGAGTGCCGGCTCCAGGCCGTCGGGGCCCTGGTGCTGGGCCTGGAGCCGCGCGATCTCGCGCAGGCTGTTGCTGACGGGTTCGTAGCGCGGAGCCTTGGCGTGGGCGGCGATCGCCTGCGCGGCGACCTCGGCGGCCCGGTCGAACTCACCGGTCTCGCCGAGGAGCACCGCCGTCTCCGCCGCGATCATGGCATGGCTCCCCGGGTCGTCGTCCCAGCCCGCCGACTCGGCGGCCAGGGCGACGAACTCCACGACGGCGGCCTTGAGGTCCTCGCCCGCGTGCAACGCGCGGGCGCGGGTGAGCCGGAGCTGGGCGGCGAGCCGGTCGTCCAGCTCGCCGGCGGCGACGTCCGGCTCGGTCAGGAGGGAGTCGAGCAGGGCGATGCAGTCCTCGACCCGGCCCAGGTCGAGACTGAGCTGGGCCGCGTTGCTGTACGCGCAGTACGCGTCGGTGCGGCTGCCGCGGCGCAGTTCCGCCTCCGCCGACCGGGTGAGGTGGCGCAGGGCCTCCTCGGGGCGTCCCAGGTGCATGCACGTCTCGGCGAGATCGGCGTGGAGGCGCCCGGTGTCGATGACGTCGAGCGGCCATTCGGCGGCCAGCCGCAGCCCTTCGGACAGGTCCGCGTGGGCTGCGGAGGCGTCGCGGAGTCCGAGCTGGAGACGGCCGCGCAGTCCGAGCGTGCGGGGCAGGTGCCATGCGGGCCCGTGCGTCCTGAGCCGGTGCTGCAACGCGTCGATCTCGGCCACCGCGGCCGGCAGGGCACCGGAGATGGCATGGGTGCTGGCCCGCAGCATCAGGGCGCCGGAGATCTGGCTGACGATGTCGTGCCGGGTGGCGAAGGCGTGGAGCAGGTCAACCTCCGCGAACACCGGCGTGACGTGCTCGTCGCTCCCCGTCGTCTGGAGCCGCAGGCCGAGGGCGGTCGCCCGCAGCCGCAGCAGGCGTGCCTCCTGGTAGGGAGCGAGGCCGACGGCCTCCTCGTGGAGACGTACGACGCGCTCGTGGGCCGTGGTCAGCGCGGCGGCCTTCGTCCGCGCACCGTCGGGGCCCTCCACGGGCACCTCCGCCGCGGAGAGCAGGGCGCAGGCGTGCGCGACGGCCGCCTCACCGGGCATCCCCGCATCCTCGTACAGTCCTGCGGCCTCGGCGTGCAGGTCGGCTGATTCGGCGTACTCGTCCCTCTCCCCGGCCCGGTTCGCCTCGTCGGCCAGCAGGTCGGCGCGCAGGCGTACGAGCGGGCCGACGGCGGGATCGTCCGGGTGGGCGTAGTCCCGGGCGGCGGTGAGGGTGCGCAGGCGCGCCCAGCAGGCCTGCGCCTCCGGGTGGCCCTGCTCGTCCAGCGCCCTTGCCCGGGCGATGAGTTCGGTCAGGGCTTCGGGGAGGGGTGCGGCCGTACGGGCCGCCGGCGCGGCGGCGGGTGCCTCTGCGGCGGTCTCGTCGAGGCTCCGGGTGCGCAGGGTGAGTTCCAGCGCGTCGGTGAGCGGCGCGCGGTCGAGGCGTGCCCTCCGGCGGTCGGTGTGCGCGGTGGTCTCGTTCCGGGCGTCGAACCGGGCGACGAGGGCGTCGGCACGGTCGCACACCTCGGCGCGCAGTCCGGTCACGGTCCAGGTGCGGCCGGCGAATCCGGCGGCGGGCAGATCGCCGTGGCCGAGGTTCTCGACGCGCTGCAGGAGGACTTCCACACCGGTGAGGAAGTCGGCCAGGTCGAGCGGGGAGTCGACGTCGTCGAGCAGGCTGCGGTTCTCGGCCAGCAGTTCCAGTCCGCGCGCCTCGTTCCCCGTCAGCGCGCAGAACTCCAGGTGGCGGCCGACATCGCCGGCCATCGAGGGGTTGCGGCGGCAGCGCCGGTAGCCGGCGAGGTGCAGTTCGCGGGCCCGGTCGGTCGCGCCGGTCCGCAGGAGGGGCAGCAGCGCGTACGAGACGGAGCGGGCGGGCTCCTCCTGGCAGGATTCCTGGCCGTCCAGGACGGGTTCCCAGGCGCGCAGCGCCCGCTCGTCGTCCCCGGCGGCGAGGTGGAAACGGGCCCGCTCGCAGATCTCGCACGCCTCGCAGTCGCTGAGCGGGGTGCGGGCCCGGCCCGCCCACAGCTCGTAGGCGAGGGTGGTGTCCTCGCCCGCGTGGGCGGCGAGCTGGTAGGCCTGCCCGTAGTAGGGCTGGAGGCCGAAGCCCGCCTTCTCGTACCGTTCGCGCATCTCCGTCAGCCACTGGCGCAGGCTGACCAGCGGAATCTCGGGGAGCTGGCGCAGGGCGTTGGCCACCCACTTGAACCGCCAGAACAGGGTGTGCCGCAGGCGTTCGTCGAAGACGTCGGGCTGCTCGTCGAAGAGGGTGAGCAGACGGGCGAAGACGACAGGCGACTTCCGGGGCTCGGAGCCGTAGGTGTACGCCTCCTGAAGCTCGAGGAGGGCGTGCACGAGCGGCACCGGCTCGTCGAACCGCTCGGCGGCGTCGACGAGTTCCTCGGCAGTGACAGTGCGTGTGCGCCCGTACGGGAGCCGGTCGTTCTCCTGGAGTGCCTGGTACAGCTCGTCGGTGGTCTGGGGTGCGGTCGGCATCGTCAGCTGTCCTTGCGGAGGGCGTGGGCGAGGAGGTCGAGGAAGGAGCGGTTGATGAGGCTCGATTCGGAGGGCCTCAGCGGGCGCCGGGACAGCAGTGCGGCCTGCCCGTAGAGTGCTTCGGCGCTGGTGCGCGCCAGCTCGGGCGCGTCGATGGCCACGGCGGTGCGGACCAGCGGGTTGAGCTGGTTGAGGATCAGCTGTGCTCGCGGGGCCTCCTGACGCAGGGCGCCGAGGATGTCGCCCCACAGACCGCCGTCCTGTTCACGGGCGAGCTGTGAGCGTGTGCGTTCGTGCCGCGCTTCCCGGCTGTCCATGAGGAGGGCGGGCGCGGACGCGGGCTGGAAGGTGCGCAGGGCGACGTCGCAGTCGAAGACGGCGAGCGCCTCGCGGGCCAGGGCGAGATAGGCCGCGGCGGCCAGTTCCGTCTCCCGGTCCACGGGGTCGAGGTGGGCCGTGAGGGTCGCCGGATCGAGGTCGGCGACGCTGACCTCCGGCCTGATCTCGGGAAGCCGGTGGACCAGTTCGCGGTCGTAGGTGTAGCCGCCGTTGACCACGCCGAGCCCGGCGGCCGAAGCGATCGCCGCGACCTGCCGGAACTCCTCCACGCTCGACGTCACGAGGACGGTGCGGTGGGCGCGGGCGAAGGCGTCCAGGGTGGTGTGCCCGTCCGTGGTCTCGAACGGCAGCCACGGCAGCAGCATCCGCATGATCTCGTTGTCGTGCACCGCGAGCGACTTGACGGCCAGGTGATGGGCCTGGAGGAAGCGCGTGAGCAGGTCCGGGTCACTGGCCGCCGCCCGGGCGATCCAGGCGCGAAGCCGCTCGGCCAGGGCGTCGCGTACGGCGGCGAGTGTGTCGTCCTCGTACAAGGACTCCCGGGAGGCGGTCGGGCGCAGGCTCTCGGCGTCCACGACGCACCGGACGAAGAAGGCCCACTCGGGCAGGATCTCCTCGGCCTGTTCGGACAGCAGCATGCCTTTGACGTGCACGCGGTGGCCGTGCCGGCGCCCGGCCGGCACCGCCTCGGGCAGCACGCACGCGATGCCCTTGAGGCCGACCGCGGGCAGATCGAGATCGATGGTGTCCAACGGCGTGAAGCCGAAGACCTCCTCGCCGTACGCGGCGAGTGCGCGGGCTCGCGTTCCCGGCGTCGGGTACGTACGCCCCCACGGGGCGGGCTCGGGATTGACGGGGACGCCGGGGCCGCCCGCGCCGTCGTCGAAGGTCACCGGGTGGCGCAGCAGGGCACCGAAGTGCCCGGCCAGGGCGTGCACCTTCGCCGGTCGGGTCCACTCCTCCGCGTCGGCCCGCGGGGTCAGCGTGACCGTGGTGCCGGGCCGGGGGCGGGCGGACGCGGGCAGGGTGCGGATGGTGTAGCTGCCGTCGCCCCGTCCCCGCCACTCCACGGCGGGTGCGTCGGGGGTGCGGGCCGAGCGGCTCACGACGTGGATCTCGTCCGCGACCAGGAAGCACGAGAGCAGCCCGATTCCGAACTGGCCGATGAAGTCGCCCCGTTGTTCCGCGATCCGCTCGGCGCGCTTGCTGCTGCGGCCGATCGTGGCGAGGAAGGTGTGCACGTCGGCCTCGGTGAGGCCGACGCCGTCGTCCTCGACACGGACCACGGCTCCGTCGGCGTACATGCGGATCGCGAAGGCGTCCGCGGGTGCGTCGGGCTCGATCCCGTGCCGCGCGGTCAGTGCGTCGACCGCGTTCTGCAGGAGTTCGCGGAGATAGACCCGCGGGCTTGAGTAGAGGTGGTGGGAGAGGAGGTCGACGAGGCCGCGCAGATCCACCTGGAAGGTGTGGTCGGCGGCGGCCGGGTGTGTGGCGGTGTCGGGCAGAGTCATCGGGCAGTCCGGGGTGGGAGAGGTGGCAGGTGCCGGTGGGCGGGACGGGGGCGCGTACGGGGCGGCGCGTACGGGGGGTGGCTCGGCCGCGGCGGCGCGTGCGGGGTCGGCTCAGCCGCGACGGCGGGAGTGCCGGGCGAACTGCTGCTCGGCCTCCGCCATGTAGGTCCAGGGCCAGCTGGTGTAGGCGCCGTCGAGCGCCCGGAAGATCCGCTTGGCCGCGTGGCGCTCGTCGGCGAGGGACAGCGCCATGCCGAACATGTTGAAGTCCTGCTGCCAGCCGGGGCGCCGCTCGTAGTCGGGGTGGAGGATGCTGTGCTCCGCCGCTTCCCTCAACTCCGCCTGGATGCGGGGAGTCTCCAGGCACTCCTGGTTGTCCGACTCCACCCAGTCCTCGATGTGCGCCATGGCCATCACGCAGCCCAGGCGGTGCCCATGCGGGGTACGGGCTATCGCGTCACGGGCGAACTCCATGCCCTGACCGGGCTCGCCGCCCCAGCGCGGCTGCAACTGCTGGAGCCATTCCACATGGATGTCCAGGTTCAGCGGGTCGCGGCGCATCGCGGCGTCGAGCCGGGTCTCGTTGACCGCGAGGCCCAGCGACATGCCACGGCCGGAGGTGAGCAGATGGCGCCACGGTGTCACCCAGTCTGGGCGCAGCTCCGCGGCCTCGAACAGATGCTGTTCGGCGATGTGGAGACGCTCGTGGAACACCCGCCACTGGTCCCGCGTGACGTTCACGGCGCGGGCGGCCGTGCGTGCCTCCCACCCCCAGCTGACGTGGCGCGCACCGGATATCAGGAGGGCCGTCGCGCGGTGGTCCTTGTCCTCGTCGGCGGCACGGCCTATCCAGTCCTGCAGGCCTTCCCAGGTGGCGAGTTCGCCCAGGACCGGCTGGTCGTGACCGATGTCGAAAGGAGCCAGCGCGGCCTTGACCGCCGCCCAGTCACCCTCGTCGGCCGCCTCCAGCAGGGCCAGCACCCGCGCGTCGCCGAGCGCGCGCAGTGTGTACATCCCGTTCTTGTGTCTGCGGGGGACGGGAAGGGCATGCGGATCCGTCGGCGGCCTCTCCCCGGTCCTGTCGAACAGCTTGCCGAACATGCCGCACCCTCCCCTGGTCCCGCGTGATCATCGGGGTGCAGCATAAGCGGCGCCACCGACAGTGCGTCCACAGGGTATTCACGGGTGCTTCACGTGTTCCCCCCGACCGTCGCCCCCTCCCGGCGACGCTGCGCGCATGCCTGTCGTACGTGGCTCACCGGGGGCGGTTCACCATCCTCCCGGGAGCGCGTGTCCGGTACGGGACGCGGGCGACGACGCAGAGGTTCAACGGCCCGGGAAGCGCTGCGTGATCTCCTGGAGCACCCAACCGTTCCCGTCCGGATCACCGAACGTGGCGTACGAGCCGTAGCTCGCCCGATCGGGGTGCGGGCCACCCTCGCGGCCCTGGCCCGGGACGTCGTGCACTATCTTTCCGGCGTCGTGGCCATGGAAGTAGAGGCCCTTCGCATCGTGGAACACCTCGCTCACGTCGATCCCGCGGTCGACGAGTTCGGTGCGGGATTCCACGATGTCCGTCACGACGAGGTAAAGCCCCTGGGACGAACCCGGGGCCGCCGTCGTGAGCCCTTCACCGAAGATGATCGCGCATTCGGAGTCGGGAGGAGTCATATGGACGACGCGGTACCCATCCGTGATGTCCTTCGCGAGATCCAGACGAAAGCCCGCTTTCTCGTAGAATTCCTTGGCCCGGTCCACGTCGGAGACCGGCAGTACGATGAGTTCGAGTTTGAGCTTCATGTGCCCATTAACCCGCTGAGCGCAACCAGTCGCATCTCGGCCCGGCCCGGCATTCAGAGGTTCGCGCACGCCCGTCGTCGCCCACCGGATTCCATCGCCTCGCCGTGGCCGTCAAGCCCGTTCCCGACAGGCCGGTCACCGAACTCACCTGTCGTCACCCCGCCCACTGCGGACGGGAGATCCCACGCGGCCGGATACGGGTACGCACGGCAGCCCGCCGGACCAAACGCCGCCGTCGACTCCATCCGGCCGGTTCGACCGCCGACGACATCGCATCGGAATCGGGACGCACGAACCGGCAACTGACGCCCCCTCAACAGCTGGTTGCCGGCCCGCACAGCCGACCGCCGTATCGGACGACCCTCCGCGCCCACACCACTCGTCCTTTCCACGCCCTCTCATGACACACGGACCCGCACGGCCGGCCACCCCCGCGTACCCGACGCGCCGTTCCGTCCCTGCGCAACTCGTGGAGGGGGCCCGCAGCGGCACGAGCCGATGCGGCTGCCGGACGGCTGAGTCCGGTCCTCCCCCACCCTGCGCCCCCGACCGGCCCGTGCCCGCCTCGAAGGGCCGGCCCGGAACCGGCGTCACGACCGATACGCGTCGCAGGGTGCGCTACCTGCGGATCTCACGCATCGGCGCGAGGATCTCATCGTCAACATCGTGCGCTACATTCATTCTCCGGAGCGAAGAACACGGGCGGGGACGGGGTTCGGCTCTCGAATCACCGATTCCGCCGGGGCCTTCCGTGTGCGCTCCGGTCCAGTCCGTTGGGGGACGTGCGTACAGCCATGGAGAACAGGCAGGAAGACACCCGGGCCGGACAGAGCCATGAACGCCATGAGGTGACCATGCAACTGCGCGGCGTCCTGCGTCAGCTCTCGGGACCGGTTGCTCGCGCGCACCCGGCGGACGGGCAGGACGGCCCGGTGTTCGTCGACGAGAGCGGCCGCCGGAGCAAGACGCTGCGCAAGGTGGGGTGGCTGATCGCCGCCGTCTGCGCGGCCTTCGCGGCGTCCATCGTGCTGTCCCTCTTCGGCGGCGATTCGACCGCACCGTCGCTTCCGCTCACCACCCAGGAGGGGCACGGCGCGTCTGGGGTCACCGATGGTGAACCCGCGGCCGCCGACGGGACGCAGGATGCGTCCGGCTCACCCGAATCCGGTTCCTCCGTCGCCGGTCGCGACGGCGTCGAGGCCGGCGTCTCCGGCGACGACGAGGGATAGGCGCCACCGCCGCTCCGGGTGGTCCGGCCGGCCGTATGTCGACGCGCCCGGTTTCCCACGATGCCGGGTCGCGGGGGCAAGCATCCCGGCGCCTCCGCTGGGGCTTTCCGCGGCGTGCTCCGGCCGGGGGCCCGGCGGACGTGAACCACCCCTACGGGCTGGACAGGGCTGATCCCGGCGGCCAGGGGGAGGTCCGGCCGCCGGGATCGGTGGGGAGAGACGTCACTTGGACTTGAACGCGTCCTTGGCCTTCTCCTTGGCCTCGCGGAGGTCGCCCTTGGACTCCTCGGCGCGGCCTTCGGCCGTCAGCGACTCGTTGCCCACCGCCCCGCCCACGGTCTTCTTGATCTTGCCCTTGGCCTGCTCGCTCTTCGCCTGAGTCTTCTCGTCCGCAGCCATGAAACTCACATCCCGCCATATTCGACAACATCTTCGCCCACCGTCTGACCTGAGGATCTCGGGCTAAACCACGAAGACGTCCGGACGGCGGACGAGCGCCTCCGGACCGCCGGCGTACACGGAACCCGGACGCCGCCGGGCGGCGGACGCCCGGGCATGCGAAGGCCCCGGGCGGCGGGGGCCGACCGGGGCGAACGGGGATGCGGGTCCGGAGGGCGGTCGCCTCGCGGCGGAGGGCTCCATGGGGCTTCAGCCGAACGATCTTCCCCATGGGCTATAGGTGAGGCCCGGGGACACTGTCCCCTCCGTACCCACGTAGACCCTGCCGCGCCTGGTCACGCCGGGCGGCCCCGGGCGGCACCGGGCGCCGGACTCAACCCGTCGATTCGTCCGGGGTGGGGTGTTCGGGGTGCACACCCGCGTTGCGCGCCGCGTCACGCCCCGAGCCGGCCTCGTCGAGGTCGGGGCCGTCCTCCTCCGGTGCGGCGTCATCGGCGCCGGTCCCGGTGTCCGACTGGCCTCGGGGACGCTCGGTGCCGGGTGGGACGATCACGTCGAGAGCGTCCTCGCCCTCCTGTGCCTGCTGGTCGGGCATGTCGGCGGGAACCGGCGGCGGACTGGCCTCGGCCCCGGTGTAGGCGGTTCCGGAGGGCCTGCGGTCGGTCATGTCGTGCCTCCTGTCGTTGCGTGGCAGCTCGTCTGCGAGCCGGTGTCGCCCTTCGCGTACCCGGAGCGCTCCGCGCGACGCGTGCCGCGCCTCCCGCCCGGTCGCACGCCCACTCCGGCGCGCGCACACGGTCAGCCCACCGCTCCGCCGTCCGCCTCCCCCGGTCGCGCCGCACGCCTGATGGGCAGCATGGTCTCGACCCCGTCCTGCGCGAGGTGCTCCAGGATCAGCCGGTTGACCAGGGCGGACTTCTCCAGCGGCACCAGGTGGGAGGCGCCGGGCACTACTGCGAGTTCGGACCCGGTGACCGCCTGGTACAGGGCGATCGTGTGCTCCAGGGTCATCATGTCGTCGTCGCCGACCATGACCAGGACGGATGCCTCGATCCGGGCGAGGTCCGCGGCGGTGAGCGTCGGCTGGGTCCGCCACATCTCGATCACCTTCGCCGCGACCACCGGCCAGTGCTCCGGCCCGTCCGGAGTGACGGGTGCGTACATCTCCCGGAAGAACTCGAGGTCGTCACCATCGGGCGTCATCGCGTCGAGCATGGACGGTTCGACGAAGCTCTCCGCGGCGGGCCGGACGTTGGCGCCGATCGCCACCACCTTGCGGACCAGGTCGGGCCGCTCCATGGCGACGAGCAGCGCGACGACACCGCCGTCGCTCCAGCCCACCAGGTGCGCCGGTCCCCCGACGACTCCCTCCAGGAAGGCCACCGTGTCGTCGGCCATGTCCTGGTAGGTGAGCGGTCCCGCGACATCGGGGGTGTGCCCGTGCGCGCGTCGCTCGGGGAGGAAGAGCCGGAACTCCGCAGCGAGGTCGGCGCGCTGCGCTCCCCACGTGTCGTTGGTGCAGAACCCGCCGTGGAGCAGGAGCAGCGGATCGCCGCTCCCCTCGGTCTCGTACCACGTCCTGACACCGGGCAGGTCCACGTACTCACCCGCCGCCTGCGGCCTTTCCGGGCTCCCGTTCACCCCGTCAGTCTGCGCCGCGCCCGCGACGGACGCCACGCGGGGCGTCCGCGCCACCGCTCCCGCCTGTGCGCGGCGAGGACAGCGCGGGGCCCGGCCATCGCTCAGGGCGGGGTACGCGCCCGGCGCCCCGGACCCCCGTCCGCCGCGCACGTCGCGGGACCGATGGCGCGCGGCGGGCGGACGGCGGAATCGTGTGCTGCCCGGCCGGCGGTCAGGAGGTGACGAGGACCTTGCTGAGCAGCGGCAGGTGGTCGGACGCGGTCGGCTCGGCCCCCGCGACACGTGTCACGAGCGGTGTGACGCCGCGGGTCGTGTAGACGACGTCGATCCGCTCGGTCGGGGCCTCGGCCGGGTAGGTGGCGCCGTCACCACGTCCGTGCAGGGACGTGGCCCACGCGTCGGTGTAGGCCTTCTGGAGCGGCTGCGACTCCGGCGCGGTCGGCAGGGCGTTGAAGTCACCGACGAGGATTCCGGGCTTCTTCGTGCCGATCATGTCGACGACCTGCGCGGTCTGCTGCAGGCGGTCGGTCTGCGAACTGGCGGACAGGTGGGTGTTGTAGAACTCCACCTTCTTGCCGCGGACGTCGATGGTCGCGTGCAGCAGTCCGCGCTGCTCCTGACCGGGCGTCCTGTAGAGCCAGGTGTTGTCCGACGCGGTGATGGGGTACCGGGAGAGGATCGCGGTTCCGTACTGCACGCGATGACCACCCGGGGCGGGCGGGGCGTTGTCGATGTTGGCGCCGAACACCACGTGGTAGCCGAGCATCGCGGCGAGTTCGGCGGGCTGGTCGGCCCATTCGCTGCGCGCCGAGTAGTGGTTGTCGACCTCCTGCAGGCCCACCACGTCGGCGCCGCTCCGGCGGACGACGGCGGCGATCCGTTCGAGGTCGAGCGCGTCATCGGTGCCCTGGGCA is drawn from Streptomyces sp. NBC_00178 and contains these coding sequences:
- a CDS encoding lysine transporter LysE, whose amino-acid sequence is MKVREVVRGVGAFLRETVGEAVAEVVLGVLACAVLAALVPAVVRSWSLSPVSTIAGAGLLSLLLAHGGWNTFREPGRSRARRGVAAAGTVGFAVAAGLAGFLVFYGTGCDCF
- a CDS encoding HSP90 family protein, with translation MTLPDTATHPAAADHTFQVDLRGLVDLLSHHLYSSPRVYLRELLQNAVDALTARHGIEPDAPADAFAIRMYADGAVVRVEDDGVGLTEADVHTFLATIGRSSKRAERIAEQRGDFIGQFGIGLLSCFLVADEIHVVSRSARTPDAPAVEWRGRGDGSYTIRTLPASARPRPGTTVTLTPRADAEEWTRPAKVHALAGHFGALLRHPVTFDDGAGGPGVPVNPEPAPWGRTYPTPGTRARALAAYGEEVFGFTPLDTIDLDLPAVGLKGIACVLPEAVPAGRRHGHRVHVKGMLLSEQAEEILPEWAFFVRCVVDAESLRPTASRESLYEDDTLAAVRDALAERLRAWIARAAASDPDLLTRFLQAHHLAVKSLAVHDNEIMRMLLPWLPFETTDGHTTLDAFARAHRTVLVTSSVEEFRQVAAIASAAGLGVVNGGYTYDRELVHRLPEIRPEVSVADLDPATLTAHLDPVDRETELAAAAYLALAREALAVFDCDVALRTFQPASAPALLMDSREARHERTRSQLAREQDGGLWGDILGALRQEAPRAQLILNQLNPLVRTAVAIDAPELARTSAEALYGQAALLSRRPLRPSESSLINRSFLDLLAHALRKDS
- a CDS encoding VOC family protein → MKLKLELIVLPVSDVDRAKEFYEKAGFRLDLAKDITDGYRVVHMTPPDSECAIIFGEGLTTAAPGSSQGLYLVVTDIVESRTELVDRGIDVSEVFHDAKGLYFHGHDAGKIVHDVPGQGREGGPHPDRASYGSYATFGDPDGNGWVLQEITQRFPGR
- a CDS encoding CsbD family protein, with product MAADEKTQAKSEQAKGKIKKTVGGAVGNESLTAEGRAEESKGDLREAKEKAKDAFKSK
- a CDS encoding alpha/beta fold hydrolase; its protein translation is MNGSPERPQAAGEYVDLPGVRTWYETEGSGDPLLLLHGGFCTNDTWGAQRADLAAEFRLFLPERRAHGHTPDVAGPLTYQDMADDTVAFLEGVVGGPAHLVGWSDGGVVALLVAMERPDLVRKVVAIGANVRPAAESFVEPSMLDAMTPDGDDLEFFREMYAPVTPDGPEHWPVVAAKVIEMWRTQPTLTAADLARIEASVLVMVGDDDMMTLEHTIALYQAVTGSELAVVPGASHLVPLEKSALVNRLILEHLAQDGVETMLPIRRAARPGEADGGAVG
- a CDS encoding endonuclease/exonuclease/phosphatase family protein: MFRRTLSVIAAVVALAATGAAGQASAADGASAAHITGPRLLDVMSFNIHHAQGTDDALDLERIAAVVRRSGADVVGLQEVDNHYSARSEWADQPAELAAMLGYHVVFGANIDNAPPAPGGHRVQYGTAILSRYPITASDNTWLYRTPGQEQRGLLHATIDVRGKKVEFYNTHLSASSQTDRLQQTAQVVDMIGTKKPGILVGDFNALPTAPESQPLQKAYTDAWATSLHGRGDGATYPAEAPTERIDVVYTTRGVTPLVTRVAGAEPTASDHLPLLSKVLVTS